Proteins encoded in a region of the Loxodonta africana isolate mLoxAfr1 chromosome 22, mLoxAfr1.hap2, whole genome shotgun sequence genome:
- the TRH gene encoding thyrotropin releasing hormone, translating to MPGPWLLLALALTLTCVPGCRAQPEVAQKEAVTAAERPGLDDLLRQAERLLLLREDLQRLRADRGDRDTEPQTLQLDWLSKRQHPGKREKEAEEGVEEEEEKEGETVGPQKRQHPGRREDEVSWSVDVIQQKRQHPGRRSPWLGYTITKRQHPGRRLVDSKAQRSWEEEEEEGAVMPEKRQHPGKRALEGPCGPWGACDQAAFLLGLLGDLSRGQGAEEKRQHPGRRARWAREPLEE from the exons ATGCCGGGCCCTTGGTTGCTGCTGGCCTTAGCTTTGACCCTGACCTGTGTCCCCGGCTGCCGCGCCCAGCCCGAGGTGGCCCAGAAGGAGGCGGTCACGGCGGCTGAGCGCCCGGGCCTGGACGACCTCCTGCGTCAGGCGGAGCGCCTTCTCCTCCTCCGGGAAGACCTCCAGCGGCTGAGAGCGGACCGGGGAGATCGTGATACAG AGCCCCAGACCCTTCAACTTGACTGGCTCTCCAAGCGTCAGCATCCAGGCAAAAGGGAGAAAGAGGCAGAAGAGGGAgttgaagaggaggaagagaaagaaggggaGACCGTGGGACCCCAAAAACGGCAGCACCCTGGCCGGAGGGAGGATGAGGTTTCATGGTCAGTCGATGTAATCCAGCAGAAGCGGCAGCACCCTGGCCGGCGCTCCCCCTGGCTTGGGTATACTATCACCAAGAGGCAACACCCAGGCagacggctggtggattccaaggcCCAAAGGAgctgggaagaggaagaggaggagggcgCGGTGATGCCTGAGAAACGCCAACATCCGGGCAAGAGGGCCTTGGAAGGCCCATGTGGGCCCTGGGGAGCCTGTGACCAAGCAGCCTTCCTGCTCGGGCTCCTGGGTGACCTAAGCAGGGGCCAAGGAGCTGAGGAGAAGCGGCAGCACCCTGGGAGGCGGGCACGCTGGGCCAGGGAGCCTCTAGAGGAGTAA